The proteins below are encoded in one region of Tachypleus tridentatus isolate NWPU-2018 chromosome 4, ASM421037v1, whole genome shotgun sequence:
- the LOC143248894 gene encoding clotting factor B-like isoform X1 produces the protein MVKVIEYYYLNSTMKNHFCLCLFTPLIWTVLSLENPNRPVRLSPGESNIEKHILDRSVLTYLRSGISFPENEDNSADDLCTTPKNEKGHCKSLSDCPAVLSNIYKEYPKICKWNGLNPVVCCPDVVPFESTTEPITSDKVPDLTVPGCGMRTEIQLSREKRALLKDMAFSEEDSENRPEVVVRDMAFSEEDSENRPEVVGGVHSVPYSWPWMVGISQKFGLSERFLCGGAIISSKYVISAAHCFKISNKPVSPSVYTFRVGGHTLNDGTKYDVEDVIVHESYKPSQNYHDIAVLKVKGSISLNDKVIPVCLPKPLFVSQDFKGREATVTGWGDTFFGGARSTVLQEVSIPVVTNKECNSAYSSVASNKYPQGITRGQICAGLSKGGKDACQGDSGGPLVLKESKRWTLVGIVSFGLNCAEPGYPGVYTRVSHYIKWIAANTDLGKQ, from the exons ATGGTCAAAGTAATTG AATACTATTATTTAAATAGCACTATGAAGAACCATTTTTGTCTGTGTTTATTTACACCCCTAATATGGACAGTATTGAGTCTAGAAAATCCAAATAGACCCGTGAGGTTAAGTCCAGGAGAAAGCAATATAG AAAAGCACATCTTGGATAGATCTGTCTTGACGTACCTTAGAAGTGGTATCTCCTTTCCAGAAAATGAGGATAACTCTGCTGATGATTTGTGTACAACACCCAAGAATGAGAAAGGACACTGTAAAAGTCTTTCTGACTGTCCTGCAGTATTATCCAACATATACAAAGAATATCCTAAAATTTGTAAATGGAATGGTTTAAACCCAGTTGTTTGCTGCCCTGATGTCGTACCGTTTGAAAGTACTACGGAGCCTATCACATCAGATAAAGTTCCAGATCTTACTGTTCCAG GCTGTGGCATGCGTACAGAAATTCAGCTATCAAGAGAAAAACGAGCTCTTTTGAAAGACATGGCATTCTCAGAGGAAGATTCTGAAAACAGACCGGAAGTAGTTGTGAGAGACATGGCATTCTCAGAGGAAGATTCTGAAAACAGACCGGAAGTAGTTGGTGGAGTTCATTCGGTTCCTTATTCTTGGCCATGGATG GTTGGAATCTCGCAAAAGTTTGGGCTTTCTGAACGATTTCTTTGTGGTGGAGCTATTATTTCATCTAAATATGTCATCAGCGCTGCTCATTGTTTTAAGATATCAAACAAACCTGT TTCTCCTTCTGTGTATACGTTTCGTGTGGGAGGTCACACTCTAAACGATGGAACAAAATATGATGTGGAAGACGTTATTGTACACGAAAGTTACAAGCCCAGCCAGAACTATCACGACATTGCTGTTTTGAAGGTTAAAGGATCAATCAGCTTGAATGATAAGGTTATACCAGTCTGTTTACCTAAGCCTTTATTTGTTAGTCAAGACTTTAAAGGAAGAGAGGCTACTGTTACAGGTTGGGGAGATACGTTTTTTG GAGGTGCGAGAAGTACAGTACTTCAAGAAGTTTCCATACCAGTTGTGACCAATAAGGAATGCAACAGTGCTTATTCGTCGGTGGCGTCGAACAAATATCCACAAGGTATCACTAGAGGGCAGATCTGTGCTGGACTTTCTAAAGGAGGCAAAGATGCGTGTCAG GGCGATTCTGGAGGACCTCTGGTGCTAAAAGAAAGTAAACGATGGACATTAGTTGGAATTGTTTCATTTGGGTTGAACTGTGCTGAACCAGGCTACCCTGGAGTTTACACTAGGGTTTCACACTACATAAAGTGGATTGCTGCAAATACTGACTTAGGAAAACAGTGA
- the LOC143248894 gene encoding clotting factor B-like isoform X2, with product MKNHFCLCLFTPLIWTVLSLENPNRPVRLSPGESNIEKHILDRSVLTYLRSGISFPENEDNSADDLCTTPKNEKGHCKSLSDCPAVLSNIYKEYPKICKWNGLNPVVCCPDVVPFESTTEPITSDKVPDLTVPGCGMRTEIQLSREKRALLKDMAFSEEDSENRPEVVVRDMAFSEEDSENRPEVVGGVHSVPYSWPWMVGISQKFGLSERFLCGGAIISSKYVISAAHCFKISNKPVSPSVYTFRVGGHTLNDGTKYDVEDVIVHESYKPSQNYHDIAVLKVKGSISLNDKVIPVCLPKPLFVSQDFKGREATVTGWGDTFFGGARSTVLQEVSIPVVTNKECNSAYSSVASNKYPQGITRGQICAGLSKGGKDACQGDSGGPLVLKESKRWTLVGIVSFGLNCAEPGYPGVYTRVSHYIKWIAANTDLGKQ from the exons ATGAAGAACCATTTTTGTCTGTGTTTATTTACACCCCTAATATGGACAGTATTGAGTCTAGAAAATCCAAATAGACCCGTGAGGTTAAGTCCAGGAGAAAGCAATATAG AAAAGCACATCTTGGATAGATCTGTCTTGACGTACCTTAGAAGTGGTATCTCCTTTCCAGAAAATGAGGATAACTCTGCTGATGATTTGTGTACAACACCCAAGAATGAGAAAGGACACTGTAAAAGTCTTTCTGACTGTCCTGCAGTATTATCCAACATATACAAAGAATATCCTAAAATTTGTAAATGGAATGGTTTAAACCCAGTTGTTTGCTGCCCTGATGTCGTACCGTTTGAAAGTACTACGGAGCCTATCACATCAGATAAAGTTCCAGATCTTACTGTTCCAG GCTGTGGCATGCGTACAGAAATTCAGCTATCAAGAGAAAAACGAGCTCTTTTGAAAGACATGGCATTCTCAGAGGAAGATTCTGAAAACAGACCGGAAGTAGTTGTGAGAGACATGGCATTCTCAGAGGAAGATTCTGAAAACAGACCGGAAGTAGTTGGTGGAGTTCATTCGGTTCCTTATTCTTGGCCATGGATG GTTGGAATCTCGCAAAAGTTTGGGCTTTCTGAACGATTTCTTTGTGGTGGAGCTATTATTTCATCTAAATATGTCATCAGCGCTGCTCATTGTTTTAAGATATCAAACAAACCTGT TTCTCCTTCTGTGTATACGTTTCGTGTGGGAGGTCACACTCTAAACGATGGAACAAAATATGATGTGGAAGACGTTATTGTACACGAAAGTTACAAGCCCAGCCAGAACTATCACGACATTGCTGTTTTGAAGGTTAAAGGATCAATCAGCTTGAATGATAAGGTTATACCAGTCTGTTTACCTAAGCCTTTATTTGTTAGTCAAGACTTTAAAGGAAGAGAGGCTACTGTTACAGGTTGGGGAGATACGTTTTTTG GAGGTGCGAGAAGTACAGTACTTCAAGAAGTTTCCATACCAGTTGTGACCAATAAGGAATGCAACAGTGCTTATTCGTCGGTGGCGTCGAACAAATATCCACAAGGTATCACTAGAGGGCAGATCTGTGCTGGACTTTCTAAAGGAGGCAAAGATGCGTGTCAG GGCGATTCTGGAGGACCTCTGGTGCTAAAAGAAAGTAAACGATGGACATTAGTTGGAATTGTTTCATTTGGGTTGAACTGTGCTGAACCAGGCTACCCTGGAGTTTACACTAGGGTTTCACACTACATAAAGTGGATTGCTGCAAATACTGACTTAGGAAAACAGTGA